The genomic region CCGCACAATGAGTTCCATGGCCATTTTCGGGATTGCCCGGAAAAGGATTGGGATCGTTGTCGTTTGTCATGAAATCCCAACCCAGCAGGTCATCCGTAAAGCCATTGGCATCATCATCCACGCCGTTTAAATCACCGGGATCGAGCACCCACTGGTTGTTGATATACTCCATGGTGTGCCCGTCGCCGTCGGCATCTTCGGCAAGGTTTTGCCAGATGTTGCTGATGAGGTCTTCATGATCCCAGTCCACACCGGTGTCGTTGATGGCAATGACGATTTCCTGTGTTCCGTTTTCCCCTTTGTGAATGTCCCAGGCTTCCGGAGCATGGATCTGCGGCAGATGCTGCAACTGCGGCCACAGGACATCGTTGGGAATTTCGGCCAGGCGTTCGATCGGGATGGGCTCGGCATACTCCACGCCCGGGTCGGCGGCAAAGGCTGCTGCTACTTCCTCAACCGGAAACGTTTCCGGAAAGGAGAGCCTGTAAATCCTTGAAAGATCGGGCAGGTCTGGCCGCAGTTTGGCCGGGTTGTAACGGAAGCGCTTTTCGAGTTGAAAGACCTCAAAAAGGGCTATCTTCTCATCCAGCGACTGAACGCCAAAGCTGACTATTCCTGTTTGCTTTCCGAAATCGCCGAGACCGGGTTTGAGCTTTATGGAAATTTGTCCAAGGAAGAATTGGTCATGTGGGCTGAACCGTCTGTGGGCCTTGTTAGCAGTGAAGTTTGTGTTGTTTTCCGGTTTGTCAGGGACTTCACGCATACTCCCACTGAAAGAGAGGAGAGCGAAAAAGAAAATTGAAAATATTGTAATTGTTTTCATGAATATGGGTTATTTGATCTTTTTAACTCTACTAATGGACAATAAAAATTTTTGATTCTTCCTTTGAGGTATAGGATGGTTCGGTTGCTGAAATTTTGAATTCATATTCTCCCTTTGGATAGGTCTTAAATAAATAATAGGACGCTGAATAGACATTGCTTGTCGGGTAATATTCAAGATTCAGCCGCTCCACTGATCCATCAGGTTTGATCAATTCAGCCGTAACCATCGTTTTTTGGTTATAAGTCTGCGACATTAAGTCAGTGACCGTAATCCACACTTCTATTTTCTCTCCCAGGCTGTAAGTTTCTTTTTGGGTGTTAATTTTGATTTCAAAATCCTTTTTAGTCGAAACAATTTTTTTGATTGGTTCGGAAGCCTTGCCATCATACATTAAATAAGCTGATATGTTGTATGCCCCTCCAGGGATACCGTTGGTTATCCAATCTGCGGTTACCTGTAAAGATTTCTGAGGAGGAATGATCGTGTCACATGCATAGTCCATCATCACAGTGGATGAACCATCATTTCTAACCACAATCCTTGCAGTTGAATACAAAGAGTCAGGAAATCCATTACTAAAGTGAGCTGAACAATGTAAAGTATCTCCAATATTAAATCCATTATCAGGGTCGGGGTTAATATCCAATAACTGAGCATCTGCTTTAAAGCCACCTATAGAAAAGCCCTGAAGTTCCTTGTCCAGCAACAGACCATTTTGTAAAACTGAAATTTCAAA from Bacteroidales bacterium harbors:
- a CDS encoding S8 family serine peptidase, translated to MKTITIFSIFFFALLSFSGSMREVPDKPENNTNFTANKAHRRFSPHDQFFLGQISIKLKPGLGDFGKQTGIVSFGVQSLDEKIALFEVFQLEKRFRYNPAKLRPDLPDLSRIYRLSFPETFPVEEVAAAFAADPGVEYAEPIPIERLAEIPNDVLWPQLQHLPQIHAPEAWDIHKGENGTQEIVIAINDTGVDWDHEDLISNIWQNLAEDADGDGHTMEYINNQWVLDPGDLNGVDDDANGFTDDLLGWDFMTNDNDPNPFPGNPENGHGTHCAGIAAGATNNQAGIASISWNLKVMAIRTGQDNFIYMGYDGIIYAAENGADIISNSWGGGSYSIANQEVVSYAAELGSIILAAAGNENISDLSYPADYQHVISVASVNTDDTKTGYSCFNLAVDISAPGGGAGGGILSTLPNNTYGPGSGTSMATPMVAGSLGLLKSYHPGWSNDQLITQVLGTADNIDSLNPN